The following are from one region of the Quercus robur chromosome 1, dhQueRobu3.1, whole genome shotgun sequence genome:
- the LOC126725668 gene encoding protein LYK5-like: protein MIYLCFVIWICINSCFAQQYYDPSDCSSEPRNGSRYECQYSFQNSCTTFLVYRANRHFQTISSISDLFILNSTEVLQQNSVTSSDEILKPGREVLVPTNCFCSDRFFQANVSYKVLSNLTFSEIACGVLEGLLNSPILSGANPSQGKEPEFGSELQVPLRCACPDNFTPSKRVIYLVTYPFIEGDEIGTLSIKPTVFPNTTVLIPLTKVPVVDFSVPDPPPPTPAFLPTISNRKKPKSTKSRNLYMAISIAGAILVLVALVACGIMALKKLKGEKFMSRSSLISCSRARSSPRSANSCLSPDILVEIKYSLFMYSIEDLKKATRDFSEENKIGGEVYKGLINNVEVMIQPTRFEKTWQAIDLHSKINHINIVNLHGVCYGEVDFSCSYLVFEFPSNGCLRHCLSNPLQWHRRTQIAFDIATGLHYLHYCTFLPLAHLSLSSTNIFVTTNWRAKLANIGTSAAVGPVKEMDSKDSVRGWVAPEYLHHGSTSEKVDIFAYGVILLELISAWEDLDGKSFKGSITFLGGASEGGCFEQLRSFMDPSLKDDNPLAEALCLAVLAKACLEDDPLHRPTMDDIMKVLARMV from the coding sequence CTACAGAGCTAACAGACATTTTCAGACTATTTCAAGCATCTCAGACTTGTTCATCTTGAACTCCACCGAGGTGCTTCAACAGAACAGTGTTACATCTTCTGATGAGATACTTAAACCAGGTAGAGAAGTTCTTGTTCCAACTAACTGTTTTTGCTCAGACCGTTTTTTTCAGGCAAATGTCAGCTACAAAGTCCTGAGCAACTTAACATTTTCTGAGATTGCTTGTGGAGTTTTAGAAGGGTTACTAAACTCGCCTATCCTTAGTGGGGCAAACCCATCACAAGGAAAGGAGCCCGAGTTTGGTTCTGAACTTCAAGTGCCTTTGAGATGTGCTTGTCCTGATAATTTCACTCCAAGTAAAAGAGTGATTTACCTTGTGACGTACCCTTTTATAGAAGGAGATGAAATAGGTACATTGAGTATTAAGCCAACTGTCTTTCCAAACACAACGGTTTTGATACCATTGACAAAAGTTCCAGTAGTGGATTTCAGTGTCCCAGATCCTCCACCTCCAACTCCTGCTTTTCTTCCCACAATTTCCAatagaaaaaaaccaaagagcACAAAATCAAGGAATTTGTATATGGCGATATCTATTGCTGGTGCGATTCTGGTACTTGTAGCTTTGGTTGCATGTGGTATAATGGCATTAAAGAAATTGAAGGGCGAGAAGTTCATGTCTAGAAGCTCTCTAATCTCTTGTTCGCGAGCTAGAAGCTCCCCAAGGTCTGCAAATTCATGTTTATCTCCGGATATTCTTGTTGAAATAAAATACTCATTGTTCATGTACAGCATAGAGGACCTCAAGAAAGCAACTAGAGATTTCAGCGAAGAAAACAAGATTGGCGGCGAGGTCTATAAGGGGTTGATCAATAATGTTGAAGTGATGATCCAACCGACAAGGTTTGAAAAAACCTGGCAGGCTATTGATTTacactcaaaaattaatcacatCAATATTGTGAATTTACATGGTGTTTGTTATGGGGAAGTTGACTTTTCCTGTTCTTATCTTGTGTTTGAGTTCCCTAGCAATGGCTGCTTGAGGCACTGCTTGTCTAATCCTCTCCAGTGGCACAGGCGGACACAAATTGCTTTTGATATTGCAACGGGGCTGCACTATCTACATTATTGCACTTTTCTCCCCCTTGCACACTTGAGCCTGAGTAGTACAAATATTTTTGTGACTACAAATTGGAGAGCAAAACTAGCAAATATTGGAACCAGTGCTGCTGTTGGGCCTGTGAAAGAAATGGATAGTAAAGATAGTGTCAGAGGATGGGTTGCACCAGAGTACCTTCATCATGGCTCAACTTCTGAAAAGGTAGACATTTTTGCCTATGGAGTTATTTTGCTTGAGCTAATCTCGGCATGGGAGGACCTTGATGGAAAATCATTCAAGGGATCCATCACATTCTTGGGAGGAGCTAGTGAAGGTGGTTGTTTTGAACAATTGAGGAGTTTCATGGATCCATCTTTGAAGGATGATAATCCTCTTGCAGAGGCTTTATGTTTAGCTGTTTTAGCCAAGGCTTGTTTGGAAGATGACCCTCTGCATAGGCCAACTATGGATGATATCATGAAAGTCCTTGCCAGAATGGTATGA